The Sorangiineae bacterium MSr11367 genome window below encodes:
- a CDS encoding cytochrome c family protein, translating into MTYISLKWAMLGVFVVPPLVASCSSSGDGGEDAKPSLDRAALLDPASCKQCHVNHYDQWSGSMHAYASDDPVFRAMNARGQRETNGQLGDFCVKCHAPMAVHENATKDGLNLDTLPQTLKGVTCFFCHSVDKIQGLHNAQLSLSDDMVMRGAYADPVKNSAHRAGYSALHDGDRIESANLCGSCHDIENGHGTKIERTFEEWQASVFAHVPSGNTCNQCHMSQSIGLEPIAQNSPGVFSRHTHEHTLPGVDLALTPFPQKDVQRKKVQEFLDSSIQSALCAAPIATQGGEKTLVRVILDNVRAGHGFPSGSVQDRRLWAEVVGYSGDKKIFESGVVPDGAAATKNPDTDPSNYWLIRDCMFDGTDPGAKEVHMFWEAKSYEGNAIPAKVTSNPQDERFYKSHIIRNYPYDSGKLLPGPVDRITLRIRMRAMDRDVLDSLVESHDLDPAVRDAIPTLDVGTTLTWTPATATGRFFQNGQDYNCITETNLNLKSQVTPAPERTRCRP; encoded by the coding sequence ATGACGTACATCTCGCTGAAATGGGCCATGCTGGGCGTGTTCGTCGTGCCGCCCCTGGTGGCGAGTTGTTCGAGCAGCGGCGACGGCGGCGAGGATGCGAAGCCGTCGCTCGATCGCGCGGCCTTGCTCGATCCGGCTTCGTGCAAGCAGTGCCACGTCAATCACTACGACCAATGGTCGGGGAGCATGCACGCGTATGCCTCCGACGATCCGGTGTTTCGCGCGATGAATGCGCGCGGGCAGCGTGAGACCAATGGGCAGCTCGGCGACTTCTGCGTCAAGTGCCATGCGCCCATGGCCGTGCACGAGAACGCGACGAAAGACGGCCTCAATCTCGACACGCTTCCGCAGACGCTCAAAGGCGTAACGTGCTTTTTCTGTCATAGCGTCGACAAGATTCAGGGACTGCACAATGCGCAGTTGTCCCTGTCGGACGACATGGTGATGCGCGGCGCCTACGCGGACCCGGTGAAGAATTCGGCCCATCGTGCCGGCTATTCGGCGCTCCACGATGGCGATCGCATCGAGTCCGCCAACCTTTGCGGCTCGTGCCACGACATCGAGAACGGGCACGGGACGAAGATCGAGCGCACCTTCGAGGAGTGGCAAGCTTCGGTCTTTGCGCACGTGCCCAGCGGAAACACGTGCAACCAGTGCCACATGAGCCAGAGTATCGGTCTGGAGCCCATTGCGCAGAACTCGCCCGGCGTGTTCTCGCGGCACACGCACGAGCATACCCTGCCGGGGGTGGACCTCGCCTTGACGCCGTTCCCGCAGAAGGACGTGCAGCGCAAAAAGGTCCAAGAGTTCCTGGACTCGTCGATTCAGAGCGCTCTTTGCGCCGCCCCTATCGCCACGCAGGGCGGGGAGAAGACGCTGGTGCGTGTCATCCTCGACAACGTGCGCGCCGGGCACGGTTTTCCGAGTGGCTCCGTGCAGGATCGCCGCCTCTGGGCGGAGGTCGTCGGTTACTCGGGCGACAAGAAGATCTTCGAAAGCGGCGTCGTGCCCGATGGCGCGGCGGCGACGAAGAATCCCGATACCGATCCGTCCAACTATTGGCTGATTCGCGATTGCATGTTCGACGGCACGGATCCGGGTGCCAAAGAAGTGCACATGTTCTGGGAGGCGAAGTCCTACGAAGGAAACGCCATTCCCGCGAAGGTGACCAGCAACCCGCAAGATGAGCGCTTTTACAAGTCGCACATCATTCGCAACTACCCTTACGACAGCGGCAAGCTGCTTCCGGGCCCGGTGGATCGCATCACGCTGCGCATTCGCATGCGGGCCATGGATCGAGACGTGCTGGACTCCTTGGTGGAGTCACACGATCTCGATCCTGCGGTGCGCGACGCCATTCCGACCTTGGACGTCGGCACCACCCTTACCTGGACGCCCGCGACCGCGACGGGTCGCTTTTTCCAGAACGGCCAGGACTACAACTGCATCACCGAGACGAACTTGAACCTCAAGTCCCAGGTGACCCCCGCCCCCGAGCGAACGCGCTGCCGTCCTTAG
- a CDS encoding YncE family protein: MRVASVISLSWSPLALLAASLFCVNACGSSTPVQNGESRLPSTEPIDPIAYDALFVVNGGDNSISVIDTENLRVAGTIRIKEADHPHHVYLNRDGSKMLVAVPGTDLSTGHAGHGNGDTSTPGAVLLLDTSTGATLASRRLPVMNHNAIFSPNEAEIWTAQYDGFVLVLDPLSLATRSSVRVGNGPSEVTFSLDGRYGFVANTHSASVSIVDPETKQVAKTISVGDSPVGAWQGRNGMAYVDNETDGTLSVIDTLELKVVQVHRLGFTPGMVGLGPDNNVWVADTDHAKVAIRRADADEQLALAVAGQGAHGIAFNGDGKTAYVSNQAANTVTVIDVVSKAPIATIPVGSKPNGMAWRKKR; encoded by the coding sequence GTGCGCGTTGCCTCGGTTATTTCGCTGTCCTGGTCTCCCTTGGCCTTGTTGGCCGCATCACTCTTTTGCGTGAATGCATGCGGCAGCTCGACACCCGTTCAGAACGGGGAGAGCCGCCTGCCATCCACCGAGCCGATTGACCCGATTGCGTACGATGCGTTGTTCGTGGTCAACGGCGGAGATAATTCGATTTCGGTCATCGACACCGAAAATCTCCGTGTGGCCGGCACCATCCGCATCAAGGAGGCCGACCATCCACATCACGTGTACCTGAATCGCGACGGCTCGAAGATGCTCGTTGCGGTGCCGGGGACGGATCTGAGCACCGGCCACGCCGGGCATGGAAATGGGGATACCAGCACGCCGGGCGCGGTTCTTCTGCTGGATACCAGCACCGGGGCCACGTTGGCCTCGCGCCGGCTTCCGGTGATGAACCACAACGCGATTTTCTCGCCCAACGAGGCGGAAATCTGGACGGCCCAGTACGACGGTTTCGTGCTGGTGCTCGATCCGCTGTCGCTCGCGACGCGCTCGTCGGTGCGCGTGGGCAACGGTCCGTCGGAGGTGACGTTTTCACTCGATGGCCGTTACGGCTTCGTGGCCAACACGCACTCCGCGAGCGTGAGCATCGTCGATCCCGAGACGAAGCAAGTCGCCAAGACGATTTCCGTGGGCGACTCCCCGGTGGGCGCGTGGCAGGGCCGCAACGGAATGGCCTATGTCGACAACGAGACCGACGGGACGCTGTCGGTCATCGACACACTCGAGTTGAAGGTCGTTCAAGTGCATCGCCTCGGGTTCACCCCGGGCATGGTGGGCCTTGGTCCCGACAACAACGTTTGGGTTGCCGACACGGACCACGCGAAGGTGGCCATCCGCCGCGCCGACGCCGACGAGCAACTTGCACTCGCCGTCGCCGGTCAGGGGGCCCATGGCATCGCCTTCAATGGCGACGGCAAGACGGCGTACGTGTCGAATCAAGCCGCAAACACGGTGACCGTCATCGACGTCGTGTCCAAAGCTCCCATCGCCACCATCCCCGTCGGGTCCAAACCCAACGGAATGGCCTGGCGAAAGAAGCGCTGA
- a CDS encoding GNAT family N-acetyltransferase, with product MGYELSLLPRIAEVPREEWDALVGPDDSPFVEWTWLEALESTRCVGPGTGWAPCHVALRDEAGVLVAAAPAYLKSNSEGEFVFDYQWADVAERIGQPYYPKLVVAVPFTPATGARVLTRPDGPRSTFTAAIGQALREIAPQVSASSVHVLFPTPEQAQEFDPAGYVERYGVQFHWRNRGYGTIEDFLRDLPSKKRTQLRREMRQPERDGVVIETLAPEAYTPDTVRAMFELYLSTVEKFYYGRQYLNLEFFEKLVADFRHHLSWVVARDANGEIIAGAFNVKKGKRLYGRYWGTKTELPFLHFNVCYYHGIRQCIDEGLEVFEPGAGGEHKRVRGFEPTLTHSVHWLVDDRLRRIIASHLVRERAAVKHHIESDV from the coding sequence ATGGGCTACGAGCTTTCCCTCCTCCCGCGCATCGCGGAAGTTCCGCGTGAAGAATGGGACGCCCTCGTCGGGCCCGACGACTCTCCGTTCGTCGAATGGACGTGGCTCGAGGCCCTCGAGAGCACCCGCTGCGTCGGCCCCGGCACGGGCTGGGCGCCCTGCCACGTCGCCTTGCGCGACGAGGCAGGTGTGCTGGTCGCCGCCGCGCCGGCGTACCTCAAATCGAACAGCGAGGGCGAGTTCGTCTTCGACTACCAGTGGGCCGACGTCGCCGAGCGCATCGGCCAGCCGTACTACCCGAAGCTCGTCGTCGCCGTTCCCTTCACCCCCGCCACCGGCGCCCGCGTGCTCACGCGCCCCGATGGGCCGCGCAGCACGTTCACGGCGGCCATCGGCCAAGCCTTGCGCGAGATCGCACCCCAGGTCTCCGCGTCGAGTGTGCATGTGCTCTTTCCCACGCCGGAGCAAGCGCAGGAATTCGACCCCGCCGGCTACGTCGAGCGCTACGGCGTGCAATTTCACTGGCGCAACCGCGGGTACGGCACCATCGAGGACTTCCTGCGCGATCTCCCCTCGAAGAAGAGAACGCAGCTCCGCCGCGAGATGCGCCAGCCGGAACGCGATGGCGTCGTCATCGAGACGCTCGCGCCCGAGGCCTACACGCCCGACACGGTCCGGGCGATGTTCGAGCTCTATTTGTCCACCGTGGAGAAGTTTTATTACGGCCGCCAGTACCTCAATTTGGAGTTCTTCGAGAAGCTCGTGGCCGACTTTCGCCACCACTTGTCATGGGTGGTCGCACGGGATGCAAACGGCGAAATCATCGCGGGCGCGTTCAACGTCAAGAAGGGCAAACGCCTCTACGGCCGCTACTGGGGCACCAAGACGGAGCTGCCCTTTTTGCACTTCAACGTTTGCTACTACCACGGCATCCGCCAGTGCATCGACGAGGGCCTGGAGGTCTTCGAACCGGGTGCCGGGGGTGAACACAAACGCGTCCGCGGTTTCGAGCCGACCTTGACGCACTCCGTCCACTGGCTGGTGGACGACCGCCTGCGGCGCATCATCGCGTCCCATCTGGTCCGCGAACGCGCCGCCGTGAAACATCATATAGAGTCCGACGTATGA
- a CDS encoding acyl-CoA desaturase — MKEGLLPILALFVIHWQSSVFFQTFFLHRYGAHKQFTMSKGWERFFHLCTYMTQGSSFLSPRGYAILHRMHHAFSDTPKDPHSPTNHSNVFTLMMKTKKTYDDYAYNRVQPEARFLGGYPEWPALDRLGQNWVMRIVWIGLYTAFYVHFATAWWMYLFLPAHFIMGPIHGAIVNWCGHKYGYRNFQNGDDSKNTLIFDFLTAGELFQNNHHKFSMSANFAARWFEIDPTYLFIRIFAALGIIRLGTQTIRWSPADAEVEPAGGE, encoded by the coding sequence GTGAAAGAAGGACTCCTCCCTATCCTCGCCTTGTTCGTCATCCACTGGCAGTCGTCGGTCTTTTTCCAGACCTTCTTCTTGCACCGGTATGGCGCCCACAAGCAGTTCACCATGAGCAAGGGTTGGGAGCGCTTCTTCCACCTTTGCACGTACATGACGCAGGGCTCGAGCTTCCTGTCGCCGCGCGGCTACGCGATTTTGCACCGCATGCATCACGCGTTCAGCGACACGCCGAAGGATCCGCACTCGCCGACGAACCACAGCAACGTGTTCACGTTGATGATGAAGACGAAGAAGACCTACGACGACTACGCGTACAACCGCGTTCAGCCGGAGGCACGCTTCCTCGGCGGATACCCGGAGTGGCCCGCGTTGGATCGCCTCGGCCAGAACTGGGTCATGCGCATCGTGTGGATCGGACTCTACACCGCCTTCTACGTGCACTTCGCCACGGCGTGGTGGATGTACCTCTTCCTTCCGGCCCACTTCATCATGGGCCCCATCCACGGCGCGATCGTCAACTGGTGCGGCCACAAATACGGTTACCGCAACTTCCAGAACGGCGACGACTCGAAGAACACGCTGATCTTCGACTTCCTCACGGCGGGCGAGCTCTTTCAGAACAACCACCACAAGTTCTCCATGAGCGCGAACTTCGCAGCCCGCTGGTTCGAGATCGACCCGACGTACCTCTTCATCCGCATCTTCGCCGCACTGGGCATCATCCGCCTCGGCACACAGACCATCCGCTGGTCCCCCGCCGACGCCGAAGTCGAGCCCGCGGGCGGCGAGTGA
- a CDS encoding OmpA family protein has protein sequence MTAWKTVVTLALLGASFLGCAETPKAAKIPPTGLTSASTFKSHWEKSADKKGLAEKDSAMEAGTSGSALAKRNGAADDGSVLTSGLRVSDEIAKACSLPQNEFAPKFDFDSTAVAPDDRDALATIARCLIDGGLRGRHVTLVGRADRRGETEYNMSLGESRADAVLRYMHNLGVGRDRVKASSRGELDATGNDEATYAQDRRVDIELVN, from the coding sequence ATGACAGCTTGGAAAACGGTTGTGACTCTGGCGCTGCTCGGCGCAAGCTTCCTTGGATGCGCGGAGACGCCCAAAGCCGCAAAGATCCCGCCGACGGGCCTTACGTCGGCGTCGACGTTCAAGAGCCATTGGGAAAAGTCCGCGGACAAGAAGGGCCTGGCTGAGAAGGACTCCGCGATGGAGGCGGGGACCTCCGGCAGCGCGCTCGCCAAGCGCAATGGCGCGGCCGACGATGGATCGGTCCTCACCTCGGGACTTCGCGTTTCGGACGAAATTGCGAAGGCGTGCTCGCTTCCGCAAAATGAGTTTGCGCCGAAGTTCGATTTCGATTCGACCGCCGTCGCCCCGGACGATCGCGATGCGCTCGCCACCATCGCGCGCTGCCTGATCGACGGAGGCCTGCGCGGCCGTCATGTGACCTTGGTGGGGCGCGCCGATCGGCGGGGTGAGACCGAGTACAACATGTCGCTTGGCGAATCGCGTGCGGACGCGGTGCTGCGCTACATGCATAACCTGGGTGTAGGGCGCGATCGCGTGAAGGCGAGCTCACGCGGCGAGCTCGATGCCACCGGCAACGACGAAGCGACCT
- the gloB gene encoding hydroxyacylglutathione hydrolase: protein MKITSIPCLSDNYAYLVECETTGEKVLVDASEAAPILAALESRGVRKLASIWSTHHHFDHVGANEAVASALGVREIAGHASDKGRIPGQTRFLEEGETFSVGDLRVAILHIPGHTTGAVAYVVSDDAKGTRAVFTGDTLFLGGCGRLFEGTPAMMHTSLSKLAALPGDTEVYCGHEYTKSNLRFAAHVEPNNAAIRARAEHTEALRTANEPTVPGRMSDELATNPFLRVRSAEIRSTLGIAADASDADALGAIRAAKDKF from the coding sequence ATGAAGATCACGTCGATCCCCTGCCTTTCGGACAACTACGCCTACCTCGTCGAGTGCGAAACGACGGGTGAGAAGGTGCTCGTCGATGCATCGGAGGCCGCGCCGATTCTCGCGGCCCTCGAATCACGTGGGGTCCGCAAGCTCGCGAGCATCTGGAGCACGCATCATCATTTCGATCACGTCGGCGCCAACGAAGCGGTGGCGAGCGCGCTCGGTGTCCGTGAGATCGCAGGGCATGCTTCCGACAAGGGACGCATCCCCGGGCAGACGCGCTTTCTCGAAGAAGGGGAGACGTTCTCCGTCGGCGATCTCCGCGTCGCGATTTTGCACATCCCCGGACACACGACGGGCGCCGTGGCCTATGTCGTGAGCGACGACGCAAAGGGCACGCGGGCCGTGTTCACCGGCGACACGCTCTTCCTCGGCGGGTGCGGGCGGCTCTTCGAAGGCACACCCGCCATGATGCACACGTCGCTCTCCAAGTTGGCCGCGCTACCTGGTGACACCGAGGTGTACTGCGGACACGAGTACACCAAGAGCAACCTGCGCTTCGCCGCCCACGTCGAGCCGAACAACGCCGCCATCCGCGCGCGCGCCGAACACACCGAAGCTCTCCGCACCGCCAACGAGCCAACCGTCCCCGGTAGGATGTCCGACGAGCTCGCGACCAACCCTTTCCTCCGCGTCCGCTCTGCCGAGATCCGCAGCACGCTCGGGATCGCCGCCGACGCCAGCGACGCGGACGCTCTTGGTGCGATCCGGGCCGCGAAGGACAAGTTCTGA
- a CDS encoding TonB family protein — translation MDGLAQLQSKYRPILEIGQGGMSRVYLALVRGPGDFNKLQVIKRLLPTLAADPEFLEMFLEEARLSARLNHANIVQINEIGFDGQHHFMAMEYLEGQTLDAVVRSAAKRGTLPLAMHLRIIADACSGLHYAHALTDIDGKPLNIVHRDVSPHNVFVTYAGQVKVLDFGIAKAADSSHHTRTGVVKGKCAYMAPEQFRQEGIDRRADIFALGVMTWQAATRTRLWKGLTDIEIFHRLATGEIPSPLSIDPSMPTGLVAICERALAPNRDQRFSTAQELGEAIEAYLATLPEVPSTREIGRYVTDLFAENRAKVKAAIEAERKRSETYPANTGEIPIFVDPDAVRDDSNSQPVAGAAPMTAPHTTTESKISPADVGRGGISRLKAFVLVGGAVVLVGGGVLGALGWRKSHQVAEATPPAVTSAASGAAAQQAGVAGAAGANEPLVGGAAADTFTVLKVEVIPHSASVFVDDVPLSSNPAQARFTRDKQAHRVLGEAPGYSRQVQLVVYDEAEKQLTIQLERDGTLPPPTAGGHAPPPRNTGGGTRHTGGGGSVPSTGATPSVTQAPTNVQPQPAPTPVVTQTHAPQPSNPPPPSVTQAPAPPPVSAPAPGTVDHKGVRATVAAHRGEVQACYDRAHLERNDLHGKVVVSATINPQGQVLNAGVANSTANSTRLEQCLISAFQGWTFPAPAGGVNGNVTYTFNFD, via the coding sequence ATGGACGGGCTCGCCCAACTGCAGTCGAAGTATCGACCGATTCTCGAGATCGGTCAGGGCGGAATGAGCCGTGTGTACCTGGCTTTGGTACGCGGGCCTGGCGACTTTAACAAGCTTCAGGTCATCAAGCGCCTTCTGCCCACGCTCGCGGCCGACCCTGAATTTCTCGAGATGTTCCTCGAGGAGGCGCGTCTCTCTGCGCGGCTGAATCACGCCAACATCGTTCAGATCAACGAGATTGGTTTCGATGGTCAGCATCACTTCATGGCCATGGAATACCTCGAGGGGCAGACCCTCGACGCGGTGGTGCGCTCGGCGGCCAAGCGCGGCACGCTGCCGCTGGCCATGCACCTGCGCATCATCGCCGACGCATGCTCCGGCCTTCATTACGCGCACGCGCTGACGGACATCGACGGAAAGCCGCTCAACATCGTTCACCGCGACGTGTCGCCGCACAACGTGTTCGTCACGTATGCTGGACAAGTCAAAGTCCTGGACTTCGGTATTGCCAAGGCGGCCGACTCGTCGCACCACACGCGCACGGGGGTCGTCAAAGGGAAGTGCGCGTACATGGCGCCGGAGCAATTCCGGCAAGAAGGCATCGACCGGCGCGCGGACATCTTCGCGCTCGGCGTGATGACCTGGCAGGCCGCCACGCGCACGCGTCTGTGGAAGGGCCTGACGGACATCGAGATCTTCCACCGCCTGGCCACAGGTGAGATCCCCTCCCCTCTCAGCATCGATCCCTCGATGCCCACGGGCCTCGTCGCCATCTGCGAGCGCGCCCTGGCACCGAACCGCGATCAACGATTCAGCACCGCGCAAGAACTCGGAGAGGCCATCGAGGCTTACCTCGCCACGTTGCCGGAGGTGCCCTCGACGCGCGAAATCGGTCGGTACGTGACCGATCTTTTCGCCGAGAACCGCGCCAAGGTGAAGGCGGCCATCGAAGCGGAGCGAAAGCGAAGCGAGACCTACCCCGCCAACACGGGTGAGATTCCCATCTTCGTCGACCCCGATGCGGTGCGCGACGACAGCAACTCGCAACCGGTGGCCGGGGCGGCGCCGATGACGGCGCCGCACACGACGACCGAGTCGAAGATCTCGCCGGCCGACGTGGGCCGCGGTGGCATCTCGCGGCTCAAGGCGTTCGTGCTCGTGGGTGGTGCGGTCGTGCTCGTGGGCGGCGGAGTGCTCGGCGCTCTGGGTTGGCGCAAGAGCCATCAAGTTGCCGAGGCAACACCTCCGGCCGTGACGTCGGCAGCATCTGGAGCGGCCGCGCAACAGGCGGGTGTGGCGGGTGCGGCAGGTGCGAACGAGCCGCTCGTGGGCGGCGCCGCAGCGGACACGTTCACGGTGCTCAAGGTCGAGGTCATTCCGCACAGCGCCAGCGTCTTCGTCGACGACGTGCCGCTCTCGTCGAACCCTGCGCAGGCACGCTTCACGCGCGACAAGCAAGCGCACCGCGTTCTGGGCGAGGCACCGGGTTATTCACGTCAGGTGCAACTCGTGGTCTACGACGAGGCGGAAAAGCAGCTCACCATCCAGCTCGAACGCGACGGCACGCTGCCACCGCCAACGGCGGGAGGCCATGCGCCGCCGCCGCGCAACACCGGGGGCGGTACACGTCACACCGGCGGAGGCGGCTCGGTGCCTTCGACGGGGGCAACGCCCTCGGTGACGCAGGCTCCGACCAACGTGCAACCGCAGCCGGCCCCGACGCCGGTCGTCACGCAGACGCATGCTCCGCAGCCTTCCAACCCGCCGCCGCCAAGCGTTACCCAGGCGCCGGCGCCACCGCCCGTATCCGCACCGGCTCCCGGCACGGTCGATCACAAGGGTGTCCGCGCCACGGTGGCTGCCCACCGGGGTGAAGTGCAGGCGTGCTACGACCGCGCCCACTTGGAGCGAAACGATCTGCACGGCAAGGTGGTCGTCTCCGCGACGATCAACCCGCAAGGACAAGTGCTCAACGCCGGCGTGGCCAATTCGACGGCGAACAGCACCCGCCTCGAGCAATGCCTGATCAGCGCCTTCCAGGGCTGGACATTTCCAGCGCCGGCGGGCGGGGTCAACGGTAACGTCACGTACACCTTCAATTTCGACTGA
- a CDS encoding FixH family protein has translation MTFMADPARPSYTDSRMKLVHFAVSAFLVSALVPALSACTSDSSSPPPNDGGLVTCQNDPRVVAYQPNLTLESTRKSFKATLVSADPAPPAVTSANTWILKLTDASGAPITGSDILIEPYMPDHGHSPSTNVAIAKKDNGTYEVTKLNFFMPGVWTVTVKVTQSGAEDAAVFAVCLPG, from the coding sequence ATGACCTTCATGGCCGATCCCGCTCGCCCGAGCTATACCGATTCGCGCATGAAGCTCGTTCACTTCGCCGTCTCAGCTTTCCTCGTGTCAGCCTTGGTCCCAGCTCTTTCGGCGTGCACGTCCGATTCCTCGTCGCCGCCGCCGAACGATGGAGGCCTCGTCACCTGCCAGAACGATCCGCGGGTCGTGGCCTACCAGCCGAACCTCACCCTCGAATCGACGCGCAAGTCCTTCAAGGCCACGCTGGTCTCGGCCGATCCAGCGCCCCCCGCCGTCACCAGCGCCAACACGTGGATCTTGAAGCTGACCGACGCCAGCGGTGCTCCCATCACCGGCTCGGACATCCTCATCGAGCCGTACATGCCCGACCACGGCCACAGCCCTTCCACCAACGTGGCCATCGCCAAGAAGGACAACGGCACCTACGAGGTGACGAAGCTCAATTTCTTCATGCCCGGGGTGTGGACGGTCACCGTCAAGGTGACGCAGTCGGGCGCAGAGGACGCCGCGGTCTTCGCCGTCTGCCTGCCGGGCTAA
- a CDS encoding serine/threonine protein kinase — MGQHLFYARCRHCGYAHPLNETVCKITGAKLTPSKGLSSQHRAAAKVSSSSIPGSSGASSASRLAPLLGRVVGGKYRVIREIGHGGASTVYECLDCKSGDHVALKVPLEEIAASETSLRRFYQEAKVIGAIRHHNVCAVIDTGQLENGVPYIVLELLRGESLQVRIDRRGALDFEETCAVGLQVLEALAFTHELKIIHRDIKPANVFLCDDHQIKVLDFGISRWLAHDAPALTPAGRIMGTPVYLAPEQMKMEPIDGRVDIYALGVVLQECLFGRAPFAAQTLDELLREILEVGPIHVRIGRRDCPSVLATVLERAVHRDRDQRFSTAAEMYNSLRFAWSSLPARKYEPPPQLRRTLPASPLRNPPNFSLRVVSPTSSGPGALPQSPQSSQSPPPPPQPQPPSQYRLGESTDDPTPLSKV, encoded by the coding sequence ATGGGGCAGCACCTGTTTTACGCTCGATGTCGGCATTGTGGGTATGCACACCCGCTCAACGAGACGGTGTGCAAGATTACGGGCGCGAAGCTCACGCCTTCGAAGGGTCTGAGCAGTCAACACCGCGCGGCCGCCAAGGTCAGCTCGTCCTCGATTCCCGGGTCTTCGGGCGCCTCGTCCGCAAGCCGCCTGGCACCGCTGCTGGGGCGGGTCGTCGGAGGAAAGTACCGTGTTATCCGGGAGATCGGTCACGGTGGGGCTTCCACGGTGTACGAGTGCCTGGACTGCAAAAGCGGTGACCACGTCGCGCTCAAAGTGCCCCTCGAGGAAATTGCCGCCAGCGAGACGAGTTTGCGGCGATTCTACCAAGAGGCGAAAGTCATCGGAGCTATTCGCCATCACAACGTGTGCGCGGTCATCGATACCGGGCAGCTGGAGAACGGAGTTCCCTACATCGTTCTCGAGCTTCTCCGTGGCGAGTCGCTCCAAGTCCGCATCGATCGCCGCGGCGCGCTCGATTTCGAGGAAACATGCGCGGTCGGTCTGCAGGTGCTCGAAGCTCTCGCCTTCACGCACGAGCTGAAGATCATTCACCGCGACATCAAGCCCGCCAACGTGTTTCTGTGCGACGACCACCAGATCAAGGTGCTCGATTTCGGTATTTCGCGCTGGTTGGCGCACGATGCTCCCGCGCTCACGCCGGCGGGCCGCATCATGGGGACGCCCGTCTATCTTGCGCCCGAGCAAATGAAGATGGAGCCCATCGATGGCCGCGTGGACATCTACGCACTCGGGGTGGTGCTGCAAGAATGCCTCTTCGGTCGCGCGCCCTTTGCCGCGCAGACGCTCGACGAATTGCTGCGCGAGATCCTCGAGGTGGGGCCGATCCACGTGCGCATCGGACGGCGCGATTGTCCCAGTGTGCTGGCCACGGTTCTCGAACGCGCCGTCCACCGCGATCGCGATCAACGATTTTCCACCGCCGCCGAGATGTACAATAGCCTACGTTTCGCCTGGTCAAGTCTGCCCGCCAGGAAGTACGAGCCACCGCCGCAACTGCGTCGCACACTACCGGCTAGTCCGCTTCGAAATCCTCCGAATTTCTCGCTTCGTGTGGTTTCGCCAACATCGTCGGGGCCTGGCGCGTTGCCGCAATCCCCGCAATCCTCGCAATCCCCACCGCCGCCTCCGCAACCGCAGCCCCCGTCGCAATACCGTCTAGGGGAGTCGACCGACGATCCGACGCCGCTTTCGAAGGTGTAG